One Besnoitia besnoiti strain Bb-Ger1 chromosome VIII, whole genome shotgun sequence DNA segment encodes these proteins:
- a CDS encoding hypothetical protein (encoded by transcript BESB_084740) has protein sequence MRALVLCLVIAVATPQRDYYHFYAEATERQVDTEQYENVEPRE, from the exons ATGAGGGCTTTGGTGTTGTGTCTTGTGATTGCGGTGGCTACTCCCCAGAGAG ATTACTACCACTTCTACGCggaagcgacagagagacaagTGGA CACCGAACAGTATGAGAACGTAGAACCACGCGAGTAA